From the Lysobacterales bacterium genome, one window contains:
- a CDS encoding MATE family efflux transporter yields the protein MQLEPTQGGAAAAQDVTTQSNWAALREAIRGTNADYTKIPLRRAVFLLAVPMVLELVLESTFAIVDIFFVAKLGPSAVATVGLTESYLFLLYSVAMGLAMAVTALIARRIGEGKADEAAVTAVQAMIVAVLAAIVPAVVGIVYAQDLLRLMGADAWSIEHGYRYTQWMLGGNAVIMLLFVINAIFRGAGDAAIAMRVLWLANGLNILLCPLLIFGAGPIPALGIEGAAIATNIGRGIGVLFQLWMLFRGGQHIRVLGAQLAWRGEVLWHLVRTSLGGVGQMLIGMTAWIFVMRVLATLGSEVVAGATITVRIMMFVMMPAWGMSNAAATLVGQNLGANQPDRAEAAVWQIGRYNMAYLILVSVLFFALPRELIGFFSDDAKVIAIGSEWLRILSYSFFVYGWWMVAVQAFNGAGDTMTPTWINLVFFWLIQIPLAWWLALQLDWGHRGVFWAVFVSETSVGVFTLWLFARGRWKTVQV from the coding sequence ATGCAACTCGAACCGACTCAAGGTGGTGCCGCAGCAGCGCAGGATGTGACGACGCAGTCGAACTGGGCGGCGTTGCGCGAGGCGATTCGCGGCACGAATGCGGATTACACGAAGATTCCGTTGCGGCGCGCGGTGTTCCTGCTGGCGGTGCCGATGGTGCTGGAACTGGTGCTGGAGTCGACGTTCGCGATCGTCGACATCTTCTTCGTCGCCAAGCTCGGGCCGTCGGCGGTGGCCACGGTCGGACTGACCGAGAGTTACCTGTTCCTGCTGTATTCGGTGGCGATGGGTCTGGCCATGGCGGTCACGGCCTTGATCGCGCGGCGCATCGGCGAGGGCAAGGCGGACGAGGCGGCGGTGACGGCGGTGCAGGCGATGATCGTCGCGGTGCTGGCTGCGATCGTGCCGGCGGTCGTCGGCATCGTCTATGCCCAAGATCTGCTGCGATTAATGGGTGCGGATGCCTGGAGCATCGAGCACGGCTATCGCTACACGCAATGGATGCTTGGCGGCAACGCGGTGATCATGCTGCTGTTCGTGATCAACGCGATCTTCCGCGGTGCCGGCGATGCGGCGATCGCGATGCGTGTGTTGTGGCTCGCGAACGGACTCAACATCCTGCTGTGCCCGCTGCTGATCTTCGGGGCTGGCCCGATTCCGGCGCTTGGCATCGAAGGCGCGGCGATCGCGACCAATATCGGCCGCGGCATCGGCGTGTTGTTCCAGCTCTGGATGTTGTTCCGTGGCGGCCAGCACATCCGCGTGCTCGGTGCGCAGCTCGCTTGGCGTGGCGAAGTGCTTTGGCATCTGGTGCGTACTTCGCTCGGTGGCGTCGGCCAGATGCTGATCGGCATGACCGCATGGATTTTCGTGATGCGCGTACTGGCCACGCTCGGTAGCGAAGTCGTGGCCGGGGCCACCATCACGGTACGCATCATGATGTTCGTGATGATGCCGGCCTGGGGCATGTCGAACGCGGCGGCGACCCTGGTCGGCCAGAATCTCGGCGCCAATCAGCCGGATCGTGCCGAAGCCGCGGTCTGGCAGATCGGTCGCTACAACATGGCCTACCTGATCCTGGTCTCGGTGTTGTTCTTTGCGCTGCCGCGCGAGCTGATCGGGTTCTTCAGCGACGACGCCAAGGTGATCGCGATCGGTTCGGAATGGCTGCGCATCCTCTCGTATTCATTCTTCGTCTACGGCTGGTGGATGGTCGCGGTGCAGGCCTTCAACGGCGCCGGCGACACGATGACGCCGACCTGGATCAACCTGGTGTTCTTCTGGCTGATCCAGATTCCGCTGGCGTGGTGGCTGGCCCTGCAACTCGACTGGGGCCATCGCGGCGTGTTCTGGGCGGTGTTCGTGTCGGAGACGTCGGTCGGCGTGTTCACGCTTTGGCTGTTCGCGCGCGGGCGCTGGAAAACGGTGCAGGTGTGA
- a CDS encoding VOC family protein, producing the protein MIAYTLVGTNDLPRAVAFFEALFAEFNAKHVWEGDTGTAWSNGDQNPGIGVIKPFNGNSATISNGSMVALAASSKEQVDRVHAKALSLGGTDEGAPGQRGDGFYAGYFRDLDGNKFAAVFFG; encoded by the coding sequence ATGATTGCCTACACCCTGGTCGGCACCAACGACCTGCCGCGCGCCGTCGCTTTTTTCGAAGCCCTGTTCGCCGAGTTCAATGCCAAGCACGTGTGGGAAGGCGACACCGGTACGGCCTGGTCGAACGGCGACCAGAATCCCGGTATCGGTGTGATCAAGCCGTTCAATGGCAATTCGGCGACGATTAGCAATGGCTCGATGGTCGCGCTCGCGGCCAGCAGCAAGGAACAGGTCGACCGCGTGCACGCCAAGGCATTGTCGCTCGGCGGCACCGATGAAGGCGCGCCGGGTCAGCGGGGCGACGGCTTCTACGCCGGCTATTTCCGCGATCTCGATGGCAACAAGTTTGCCGCGGTGTTCTTCGGCTGA
- a CDS encoding enoyl-CoA hydratase/isomerase family protein yields the protein MPYANLLIDTAAGIRTITINRPDKLNALNRDTVTELRAAFEQAATDPRVRVIVLAGSGAKAFVAGADITELAKLSPVEALEFSRYGQELMLRIERYGKPVIAKIQGFALGGGLELAMACHLRIASDAAKIGQPEINLGVIPGFGGTQRLLRLAGRSATLELCLLGHHIGAQRAYELGALTRVVAAEQLDAEVQKIAEQLATSAPQAVRGVLDAVLIGGETHIDAGLDYESQAFAICAATADMKEGTTAFLERRKPVFRGQ from the coding sequence ATGCCCTACGCCAATCTGCTGATCGACACCGCCGCGGGCATCCGCACCATCACGATCAACCGCCCCGACAAGCTGAACGCGCTGAACCGCGATACCGTGACCGAATTGCGCGCGGCCTTCGAACAAGCCGCGACCGACCCCCGCGTGCGCGTGATCGTGCTGGCCGGCAGCGGTGCCAAGGCATTTGTCGCCGGCGCCGACATAACCGAGCTGGCGAAGCTGTCGCCGGTCGAGGCGCTGGAATTCTCGCGCTACGGCCAGGAACTGATGCTGCGCATCGAACGTTACGGCAAGCCGGTGATCGCGAAGATCCAGGGCTTTGCGCTCGGCGGCGGGCTGGAACTGGCCATGGCCTGCCATCTGCGCATCGCCTCGGACGCGGCAAAGATCGGCCAGCCCGAGATCAACCTCGGCGTGATCCCGGGTTTCGGCGGTACGCAACGCCTGTTGCGCCTCGCGGGACGCTCGGCGACCCTGGAACTATGCCTGCTCGGCCACCACATCGGCGCGCAGCGTGCATACGAACTCGGCGCCTTGACGCGGGTCGTCGCGGCCGAGCAGCTCGACGCCGAAGTGCAGAAGATCGCCGAACAACTCGCGACATCGGCACCGCAGGCCGTGCGTGGCGTGCTTGATGCCGTGCTGATCGGCGGCGAGACGCATATCGATGCCGGCCTCGACTACGAGTCGCAGGCCTTCGCGATCTGCGCCGCGACCGCTGACATGAAGGAAGGCACCACCGCCTTCCTGGAACGTCGCAAACCGGTGTTTCGCGGGCAGTAA
- a CDS encoding FKBP-type peptidyl-prolyl cis-trans isomerase codes for MSIRFGAALFAALAIGSVAAQDTSTEKGKLSYAIGFEIGTDFVDKKMDVDVNTVIRGIQDGLAKRPPTVPADQMRAALDKMREKLMTEAKAKYEQMARENKAKSDKFLAENKVKKGIVTLPSGIQYRVIEEGNGKRPLKNSEVTVHYRGSLTSGLEFDSSFARGVPAKFKVDAVLKGWQDVLPMMKVGDHWQIFLPPEQAYGMRGQGPIGPNEALVFEIKLVDVK; via the coding sequence ATGAGCATCCGCTTTGGCGCCGCGTTGTTCGCGGCACTTGCGATCGGCAGCGTTGCCGCGCAGGACACCAGCACCGAAAAAGGCAAGTTGAGCTACGCGATCGGTTTCGAGATCGGTACCGACTTCGTCGACAAGAAGATGGACGTCGACGTCAACACGGTGATCCGTGGCATCCAGGACGGCCTCGCCAAGCGTCCGCCGACGGTGCCGGCCGACCAGATGCGCGCCGCGCTCGACAAGATGCGCGAAAAGCTGATGACCGAAGCCAAGGCCAAGTACGAGCAGATGGCCCGCGAGAACAAGGCCAAGTCCGACAAGTTCCTGGCCGAGAACAAGGTCAAGAAGGGCATCGTCACGCTGCCGTCGGGCATCCAGTACCGCGTCATCGAGGAAGGCAACGGCAAGCGCCCGCTGAAGAACAGCGAAGTGACCGTGCATTACCGTGGTTCGCTGACCAGCGGCCTCGAGTTCGACAGCTCGTTCGCGCGCGGCGTGCCGGCCAAGTTCAAGGTCGACGCGGTGCTCAAGGGCTGGCAGGACGTGCTGCCGATGATGAAGGTCGGCGACCATTGGCAGATCTTCCTGCCGCCGGAGCAGGCCTACGGCATGCGCGGCCAGGGTCCGATCGGTCCGAACGAAGCCCTCGTGTTTGAGATCAAGCTCGTCGACGTCAAGTAA
- a CDS encoding sulfurtransferase → MNEVLIGVEALRARLGDPALRIADVRFDLADTGRGEAAYRAGHLPGAVYAHLDRDLSDHARSGLGRHPLPESATWSHWLASVGYAPDQAWVVYDDANASFSARLWWMLKAIGHRDVRVLDGGFAAWVAAHAPVTATVPNFAPTAVAIRFDAAETVDFPEVEALRDDPSRRLVDARAAPRFRGEAEPLDPVAGHVPGALNRPFADNLDPGGRFKSAAMLRAEWMSLLGGVAPARVVHMCGSGVTACHNLLAMEHAGLQGSTLFAPSWSGWVSDRRRPFALGVD, encoded by the coding sequence ATGAACGAGGTGCTGATCGGCGTCGAGGCCTTGCGCGCGCGCCTCGGTGATCCCGCCTTGCGCATCGCCGACGTGCGTTTCGATCTGGCCGATACCGGCAGGGGCGAAGCGGCGTATCGGGCTGGCCATCTGCCCGGTGCGGTCTACGCCCACCTCGACCGCGACTTGTCCGACCACGCCCGCAGCGGGCTGGGTCGGCATCCGCTGCCCGAGTCGGCGACGTGGTCGCACTGGCTCGCGTCGGTCGGCTATGCACCGGATCAGGCCTGGGTCGTCTACGACGATGCGAACGCGAGTTTCTCGGCGCGCCTGTGGTGGATGCTGAAAGCCATCGGGCATCGTGACGTCCGCGTGCTTGATGGCGGATTTGCCGCTTGGGTCGCCGCGCACGCGCCCGTTACTGCGACTGTTCCGAACTTCGCGCCGACCGCAGTCGCGATTCGGTTCGATGCCGCCGAGACCGTGGATTTCCCCGAGGTCGAAGCGTTGCGCGACGATCCGTCGCGACGGCTGGTCGACGCCCGCGCGGCGCCGCGTTTCCGAGGCGAGGCCGAGCCGCTCGATCCGGTCGCCGGTCATGTGCCGGGTGCGCTGAATCGTCCGTTTGCCGACAACCTTGATCCCGGCGGACGCTTCAAGTCGGCCGCGATGTTGCGCGCCGAATGGATGAGCCTGCTCGGTGGCGTCGCGCCGGCACGCGTCGTGCACATGTGTGGCTCGGGCGTGACCGCGTGCCACAACCTGCTGGCGATGGAACACGCGGGTCTGCAGGGGTCGACCCTGTTCGCGCCGTCCTGGAGCGGTTGGGTCAGCGATCGCCGTCGCCCGTTCGCGCTCGGCGTCGACTAA
- a CDS encoding enoyl-CoA hydratase/isomerase family protein — protein sequence MLERIEHESRILELRLARPPVNALSPALVAQLRPALADAAGQGFRALVLSGAPKIFSGGLDVVELIELDRNGMIAFWGDFFGLMATLARSPIPTVAAITGHSPAGGAVLSIFCDYRVMARSPDPEKPFRIGLNEVQVGLTVPEVIQLALRRLVGAHRAERLMVAGAMIDSDEALRIGFVDEVVSIDDVVPRALAWCRQHLALPPLAMANTRRFARRDLAEIMGDPSRFPAEDFADGWFGDETQTVLRSLVDRMKSKA from the coding sequence ATGCTTGAGCGCATCGAACACGAGTCCCGCATCCTCGAATTGCGCCTCGCGCGCCCGCCGGTGAATGCGCTGTCGCCCGCGCTGGTCGCGCAACTGCGTCCGGCGCTTGCGGACGCGGCCGGACAGGGCTTTCGTGCGTTGGTGTTGTCGGGTGCTCCGAAGATTTTTTCCGGCGGACTCGATGTCGTCGAACTGATCGAGCTCGACCGCAACGGCATGATCGCGTTCTGGGGTGATTTCTTCGGACTGATGGCGACGCTGGCGCGCAGTCCGATCCCGACGGTCGCGGCGATCACCGGACATTCACCGGCAGGCGGCGCGGTGCTGTCGATCTTCTGCGACTACCGCGTGATGGCGCGCTCACCCGATCCCGAAAAGCCCTTCCGCATCGGCCTGAACGAGGTTCAGGTCGGGCTGACGGTGCCGGAAGTGATCCAGCTCGCGCTGCGTCGCCTGGTCGGTGCGCACCGGGCCGAGCGACTGATGGTGGCGGGCGCAATGATCGACAGCGACGAAGCCCTGCGCATCGGCTTCGTCGATGAAGTCGTGTCCATCGACGACGTGGTGCCGCGCGCACTGGCCTGGTGCCGCCAGCATCTGGCCCTGCCGCCACTGGCGATGGCCAACACGCGTCGCTTCGCACGCCGTGATCTCGCCGAGATCATGGGCGACCCGAGCCGCTTCCCGGCCGAAGACTTCGCCGATGGCTGGTTCGGCGATGAAACCCAGACGGTATTGCGCTCACTCGTCGACCGGATGAAGTCGAAGGCTTAG
- a CDS encoding copper chaperone PCu(A)C — MSLRAFALFLLMVSSAAPADEAALRARDGWIRAAPPVAQVRAGYLVIENVGDTEVVLTSVESADFGAIEIHTMFDDAGTMRMRRVPELRVPAHGKVELKPGGLHLMMFRPQRALSAGDEVMITISGAGAAVTTKLVVRSE, encoded by the coding sequence ATGTCGCTGCGCGCATTCGCCTTGTTCCTACTGATGGTCTCGTCCGCGGCACCCGCCGACGAGGCTGCACTCCGCGCCCGCGATGGCTGGATCCGCGCCGCGCCGCCGGTGGCCCAGGTGCGCGCCGGTTATCTGGTGATCGAAAACGTCGGCGACACCGAGGTCGTGTTGACAAGCGTCGAGAGTGCCGATTTTGGTGCGATCGAAATCCACACCATGTTCGACGACGCCGGCACGATGCGCATGCGCCGCGTACCCGAGTTGCGCGTACCTGCGCACGGCAAAGTCGAACTGAAACCCGGCGGCCTGCACCTGATGATGTTCCGGCCGCAACGTGCGTTGAGCGCCGGTGACGAGGTTATGATCACGATCAGTGGCGCGGGGGCGGCCGTGACGACCAAGCTGGTCGTGCGCAGCGAATAG
- a CDS encoding acyl-CoA thioesterase produces the protein MNENERPPKLLVRAPVTVRWGDMDAYNHVNNSVYATYVEEARIRWFSTLHPNWKSVEAAPILAALNMNFRRPIEWPAELVVDMLAGRIGRSSFNAIFRIVDRDHPERLYAEGDSVIVWMDPRSGKSIELPAHVRAALT, from the coding sequence ATGAACGAGAACGAGAGGCCGCCGAAGCTGCTCGTCCGCGCCCCGGTGACGGTGCGCTGGGGCGACATGGATGCCTACAACCACGTCAACAATTCCGTCTACGCGACCTATGTCGAGGAAGCGCGAATTCGCTGGTTCAGCACCTTGCATCCGAACTGGAAGAGCGTCGAGGCGGCGCCGATCCTCGCAGCGCTGAACATGAACTTCCGCCGCCCGATCGAGTGGCCAGCGGAACTCGTCGTCGACATGCTGGCCGGTCGCATCGGTCGCAGTTCGTTCAACGCGATCTTCCGCATCGTCGATCGCGACCATCCGGAACGGCTGTATGCCGAAGGCGACAGCGTGATCGTGTGGATGGATCCGCGCAGCGGCAAGTCGATCGAACTGCCGGCGCACGTGCGCGCGGCATTGACCTGA
- the uvrA gene encoding excinuclease ABC subunit UvrA, with protein MDTIRLRGARTHNLKNIDLDLPRDKLIVITGLSGSGKSSLAFDTIYAEGQRRYVESLSAYARQFLSVMEKPDIDHIEGLSPAISIEQKSTSHNPRSTVGTITEIYDYLRLLYARTGTPHCPDHGQPLAAQTVSQMVDATLALDPDTRYMLLAPVIRERKGEHLQVFEQLRAQGYVRVRVNGDIHEIDAVPKLGLRNKHSIDVVVDRFKPKADLKQRLAESFENALKLSEGMVIVAEMDAKVAKEILFSSKFSCPICDYSLSELEPRLFSFNSPVGACSKCDGLGVTQFFDPARVVAHPELALANGAIRSWDRRNSYYFAMILALSKHYGFDVETPWQQLPKDVRDKVLHGSGSEEINFRYASESGGLTVNRKHRFEGILPNLERRYRETESAMVREELAKFISERPCPECAGQRLGRAARHVFVGGKALPAVTAWPVEETQRFFEHLHLDGWRGEIAAKIVKEIRERLRFLIDVGLDYLTLDRKADSLSGGEAQRIRLASQIGAGLVGVMYVLDEPSIGLHQRDNERLLATLTRLRDLGNTVIVVEHDEDAIRSADHILDIGPGAGVHGGEIVAQGQLADILAAKRSLTGDYLSGRKSIAVPAKRHAPDPDKWLRLRDAHGNNLQHVDLEIPAGLFVCVTGVSGSGKSTLINDTLFRIAAIELNGAAEQAAPYDKVEGIDLFDKVVDIDQSPIGRTPRSNPATYTQLFTPLRELFAQVPEARARGYEAGRFSFNVKGGRCEACQGDGLLKVEMHFLPDVYVPCDVCHGKRYNRETLEILFKGYSIRDVLEMTVEDALAVFEKVPVIARKLQTLMDVGLSYIKLGQSATTLSGGEAQRVKLSRELSKRDTGRTLYILDEPTTGLHFHDVAQLLGVLHRLRDDGNTVVVIEHNLDVIKTADWIVDLGPEGGARGGRILAAGTPEDIAANAHSHTGHFLKRLLDQRVAMPATPKPAKKAAKKTKP; from the coding sequence ATGGACACGATCCGCCTGCGCGGTGCGCGCACGCACAATCTCAAGAACATCGATCTCGACTTGCCGCGCGACAAGTTGATCGTCATCACCGGCCTGTCCGGTTCGGGCAAGTCCTCGCTGGCCTTCGACACCATCTATGCCGAGGGCCAGCGCCGCTACGTCGAGTCGCTGTCGGCGTATGCGCGGCAATTCCTGTCGGTGATGGAGAAACCCGACATCGACCACATCGAAGGCCTGTCGCCGGCGATATCGATCGAGCAGAAATCGACCTCGCACAATCCGCGCTCGACGGTCGGCACCATCACCGAAATCTACGACTACCTGCGATTGCTTTACGCGCGCACCGGTACGCCGCACTGCCCGGACCACGGCCAACCACTGGCGGCACAGACGGTCTCGCAGATGGTCGATGCCACCCTCGCGCTTGATCCGGACACGCGCTACATGCTGCTCGCGCCGGTCATCCGCGAGCGCAAGGGCGAGCACCTGCAGGTGTTCGAGCAGCTGCGCGCGCAAGGCTACGTGCGCGTGCGCGTGAATGGCGACATCCACGAAATCGATGCGGTACCGAAGCTCGGCCTGCGCAACAAGCACAGCATCGATGTCGTGGTCGACCGCTTCAAGCCCAAGGCCGACCTGAAGCAGCGACTCGCGGAAAGTTTCGAGAATGCGCTCAAGCTCAGCGAGGGCATGGTCATCGTCGCCGAAATGGATGCGAAGGTCGCGAAGGAAATCCTGTTTTCGTCGAAGTTCAGCTGCCCGATCTGCGACTACTCGCTGTCGGAACTGGAACCACGACTGTTCTCGTTCAACTCGCCGGTCGGCGCCTGCAGCAAGTGCGACGGCCTCGGCGTCACCCAGTTCTTCGATCCGGCGCGTGTCGTCGCGCATCCGGAGCTGGCGCTGGCGAATGGCGCGATCCGCAGCTGGGACCGCCGCAACAGCTATTACTTCGCGATGATCCTGGCGCTGTCGAAACACTACGGCTTCGATGTTGAAACGCCGTGGCAGCAGTTGCCGAAGGACGTGCGCGACAAGGTGCTGCACGGCAGCGGCAGCGAGGAAATCAATTTCCGCTACGCCAGCGAGTCCGGCGGCCTGACGGTGAACCGCAAGCATCGCTTCGAGGGCATCCTGCCGAATCTGGAGCGTCGCTACCGCGAGACCGAATCGGCGATGGTGCGCGAGGAACTGGCGAAGTTCATCAGCGAACGTCCCTGCCCCGAATGTGCCGGACAACGGCTCGGGCGCGCGGCGCGCCATGTGTTCGTGGGCGGCAAGGCCTTGCCTGCGGTGACCGCCTGGCCGGTCGAGGAGACCCAGCGCTTCTTCGAGCACCTGCACCTCGATGGCTGGCGCGGCGAGATCGCGGCCAAGATCGTCAAGGAGATCCGCGAACGCCTGCGCTTCCTGATCGATGTCGGTCTCGACTATCTCACGCTGGATCGCAAGGCCGATTCGCTCTCGGGCGGCGAAGCGCAGCGCATCCGGCTCGCCTCGCAGATCGGCGCCGGACTGGTCGGCGTGATGTATGTGCTCGACGAGCCCTCGATCGGCCTGCACCAGCGCGACAACGAACGCCTGCTGGCCACGCTCACGCGCCTGCGCGACCTCGGCAACACCGTCATCGTGGTCGAGCATGACGAGGACGCGATCCGCAGCGCCGACCATATCCTCGACATCGGCCCCGGCGCCGGCGTGCATGGCGGCGAAATCGTCGCGCAGGGGCAACTCGCCGACATTCTCGCCGCCAAGCGCTCATTGACCGGCGATTACCTGTCGGGCCGCAAATCGATCGCCGTGCCGGCCAAGCGCCACGCGCCCGATCCGGACAAATGGCTGCGCCTGCGCGATGCACACGGCAACAACCTGCAGCACGTCGATCTGGAAATTCCCGCCGGCCTGTTCGTCTGCGTCACCGGCGTATCCGGTTCGGGCAAGTCGACCCTGATCAACGACACCCTGTTCCGGATTGCCGCGATCGAACTGAATGGCGCCGCCGAACAGGCCGCGCCCTACGACAAGGTCGAAGGCATCGACCTGTTCGACAAGGTCGTCGACATCGACCAGAGCCCGATCGGGCGCACGCCGCGCTCGAATCCGGCGACCTACACGCAGCTGTTCACGCCGCTGCGCGAATTGTTCGCGCAGGTGCCGGAAGCGCGTGCGCGCGGCTACGAGGCCGGACGCTTCAGCTTCAACGTCAAGGGCGGTCGCTGCGAAGCTTGCCAGGGCGACGGCTTGCTGAAGGTCGAGATGCACTTCCTGCCCGACGTGTACGTGCCCTGCGACGTCTGCCACGGCAAACGCTACAACCGCGAGACGCTCGAGATCCTGTTCAAGGGTTACTCGATCCGCGACGTGCTGGAGATGACGGTCGAGGACGCGCTCGCAGTGTTCGAGAAAGTGCCGGTGATCGCTCGCAAGCTGCAGACCTTGATGGACGTGGGCCTGAGTTACATCAAGCTCGGCCAGAGCGCGACCACACTGTCCGGCGGCGAGGCGCAGCGCGTGAAACTCTCGCGCGAACTCTCGAAGCGCGACACCGGCCGCACGCTCTACATCCTCGATGAACCGACCACCGGCCTGCACTTCCACGATGTCGCGCAACTGCTCGGCGTGTTGCATCGGCTGCGCGACGACGGCAATACCGTCGTGGTGATCGAACACAATCTTGACGTGATCAAGACCGCCGACTGGATCGTCGACCTCGGGCCCGAAGGCGGCGCCCGCGGCGGTCGCATCCTCGCGGCTGGCACGCCGGAAGACATCGCGGCGAACGCTCACTCGCACACCGGGCATTTCCTGAAGCGACTGCTCGATCAACGTGTCGCGATGCCTGCCACCCCCAAGCCGGCGAAGAAGGCCGCGAAGAAGACGAAGCCATGA
- the rplU gene encoding 50S ribosomal protein L21 translates to MYAVVVTGGKQYRVMQGETLRVEKLDAEAGSSVKFDQVLLVGDGDAISVGTPTVAGASVTATIKSHGRGEKIRIVKFRRRKHHRKQMGHRQYFTEVEITGISK, encoded by the coding sequence ATGTACGCAGTTGTAGTCACCGGCGGTAAGCAGTACCGCGTGATGCAGGGCGAAACCCTGCGAGTTGAGAAGCTCGACGCCGAGGCGGGTTCCTCGGTGAAGTTCGACCAGGTCCTTCTGGTGGGCGACGGCGACGCGATCAGCGTCGGCACGCCGACCGTGGCGGGTGCATCGGTCACCGCGACGATCAAGTCGCATGGCCGTGGCGAGAAGATCCGGATCGTCAAGTTCCGTCGCCGCAAGCACCATCGCAAGCAGATGGGCCACCGTCAGTACTTCACCGAAGTCGAAATCACTGGCATCAGCAAGTAA
- the rpmA gene encoding 50S ribosomal protein L27: MAQKKGVGSTRNGRDSNPKYLGVKLFGGQAVEAGNIIVRQRGTEYHPGTNVGLGRDHTLFALSDGTVEFSVKGPNGGRRTVSVR, encoded by the coding sequence ATGGCACAGAAAAAAGGCGTAGGTTCCACCCGGAACGGCCGCGATTCCAATCCGAAATACCTGGGCGTGAAGCTCTTTGGTGGCCAGGCGGTTGAAGCCGGCAACATCATCGTGCGTCAGCGCGGGACCGAATACCACCCGGGCACGAACGTCGGCCTCGGCCGCGACCACACCCTGTTCGCATTGTCGGACGGCACGGTCGAGTTCAGCGTCAAGGGTCCGAACGGCGGCCGTCGCACCGTCAGCGTCCGCTGA
- the obgE gene encoding GTPase ObgE, with protein MKFVDEAEIKVIAGAGGNGSVSFRREKFIPLGGPDGGNGGAGGSVIVQADENLNTLIDFRHERLFRAKRGENGMGRQMTGAAGEDTVIRVPVGTAIMNVDTEETIADLTRHGQRALVAQGGKGGAGNMVFKSSTNRSPRRAQPGTPGDEREIRLELKLLADVGLLGFPNAGKSTFIRAVSAATPKVADYPFTTLYPNLGVVSISRDHSFVIADIPGVIEGAAEGAGLGIQFLKHVSRTSLLLHVVDVAPMDEAIDPVEQVKTIEKELKKFDAELAKRPRWLVFNKIDLIAEEDRDARLEALVKRLRWGRKPWFAVSAATGEGCDAVVKKAMAFIEAEKREAADAKA; from the coding sequence ATGAAATTCGTCGACGAAGCTGAAATCAAGGTGATCGCCGGAGCCGGCGGCAATGGCAGCGTCAGTTTCCGACGCGAAAAATTCATTCCGCTCGGCGGCCCCGACGGCGGCAACGGCGGGGCCGGCGGCAGCGTCATCGTGCAGGCCGACGAAAACCTGAACACGCTGATCGACTTCCGCCATGAACGCCTGTTTCGTGCCAAGCGCGGCGAGAACGGCATGGGCCGGCAGATGACCGGCGCCGCGGGCGAAGACACGGTGATCCGCGTTCCGGTCGGGACCGCGATCATGAACGTCGATACTGAAGAAACCATCGCCGACCTGACCCGCCACGGCCAGCGCGCGCTGGTTGCGCAGGGCGGCAAGGGCGGCGCCGGCAACATGGTGTTCAAGTCCTCGACCAACCGCTCGCCGCGTCGGGCCCAACCGGGCACGCCGGGGGACGAGCGCGAGATCCGCCTGGAGCTGAAGCTGCTGGCCGATGTGGGGCTGCTCGGGTTCCCGAATGCGGGCAAGTCGACCTTCATTCGCGCGGTATCGGCGGCGACGCCGAAGGTCGCGGACTACCCGTTCACGACCCTGTATCCGAACCTCGGCGTGGTCTCGATCAGTCGCGACCACAGCTTCGTCATCGCCGATATTCCGGGCGTGATCGAGGGGGCGGCCGAAGGTGCGGGGCTAGGCATCCAGTTCCTGAAGCACGTGTCGCGCACCAGTTTGCTGCTGCATGTGGTCGACGTGGCGCCGATGGACGAAGCCATCGATCCGGTCGAGCAGGTCAAGACGATCGAGAAGGAATTGAAGAAGTTCGACGCCGAACTGGCCAAGCGTCCGCGCTGGCTGGTGTTCAACAAGATCGACCTGATCGCCGAAGAAGACCGCGACGCGCGTCTGGAAGCGTTGGTCAAGCGCCTGCGCTGGGGCCGCAAGCCGTGGTTCGCGGTGTCGGCGGCGACCGGCGAGGGTTGCGACGCGGTGGTGAAGAAGGCCATGGCCTTCATCGAGGCCGAGAAGCGTGAAGCGGCGGACGCCAAGGCCTGA
- the rpsT gene encoding 30S ribosomal protein S20, producing the protein MANIKSAKKRAVQAEKHRLHNNSQRSQMRTAVKNVLKLIESGNKAGAETAFKTAESLLDRFAGRGQIHKNKASRHKSRITARIRAMA; encoded by the coding sequence GTGGCCAATATCAAGTCCGCGAAGAAGCGCGCGGTTCAGGCGGAAAAGCACCGCCTGCACAACAACAGTCAGCGTTCGCAGATGCGTACGGCCGTCAAGAACGTGCTGAAGCTGATCGAGTCCGGCAACAAGGCCGGCGCAGAAACCGCATTCAAGACCGCGGAATCGCTGCTCGACCGTTTTGCCGGTCGCGGCCAGATCCACAAGAACAAGGCCTCGCGCCACAAGAGCCGCATCACGGCCCGAATCCGCGCGATGGCTTGA